A window of the Megalopta genalis isolate 19385.01 chromosome 2, iyMegGena1_principal, whole genome shotgun sequence genome harbors these coding sequences:
- the LOC117225550 gene encoding endoribonuclease LACTB2 — MKPLIDLPTITRLSKQVIRILGCNPGVMTLQGTNTYLVGTGSKRILIDSGEAGTADEYIKVLSQVLKDERATVEHLVITHWHMDHIGGANAVQNLLNSMSPTGHNTIWKLPRSPEDEGPSKEEIATNWQPLQDKQIVEVEGAKIIVEHTPGHATDHASLLLKDEGILFSGDCILGERTAVFEDLQTYIQSLKKILTLKPKVIYPGHGSIILDPETSVNFYIEHRLKREAAILDILEKHSKSSTLSEMDIVNHIYTDTSQIMWEAAAYNVLMHLKKLVKEGKVQGEKGKWQLSNAT; from the exons ATGAAGCCTCTAATCGATTTACCTACTATAACGAGATTATCGAAGCAAGTGATAAGAATTTTAGGATGTAATCCAGGAGTCATGACATTACAAGGTACAAATACGTACCTTGTAGGTACTGGATCCAA ACGCATATTAATCGATTCCGGGGAAGCAGGAACTGCTGATGAATACATAAAAGTATTATCTCAGGTTCTGAAAGATGAACGGGCTACGGTAGAACATTTAGTTATAACTCATTGGCACATGGATCATATTGGCGGAGCAAATGCAGTTCAGAATCTGTTAAATAGTATGAGCCCTACCGGGCACAATACTATATGGAAGCTACCTAGATCTCCAGAGGACGAAGGTCCCAGCAAAGAGGAAATAGCCACTAACTGGCAACCGTTGCAAGATAAACAAATAGTGGAAGTAGAAGGCGCCAAGATCATAGTTGAACATACACCCGGACATGCCACAGACCATGCCAGCCTTTTACTTAAAGATGAAGGGATATTGTTCAGCGGAGATTGTATTCTTGGAGAGAGAACAGCCGTGTTTGAGGACCTACAGACTTATATACAATCTTTGAAAAAGATTTTGACATTGAAACCTAAGGTGATTTACCCGGGTCATGGTTCGATCATACTAGATCCCGAAACTAGTGTTAACTTTTATATTGAGCATAGGCTGAAAAGAGAAGCTGCAATTTTAGATATTCTGGAGAAGCATTCCAAGAGCAGTACTTTATCCGAGATGGATATTGTGAATCATATATACACG GATACCTCGCAGATTATGTGGGAAGCTGCAGCTTACAATGTATTAATGCATCTGAAAAAGTTGGTGAAAGAAGGCAAAGTTCAAGGTGAGAAAGGAAAATGGCAACTTTCAAATGCAACGTAA
- the NFAT gene encoding nuclear factor of activated T cells 3 isoform X4: MAEELRYDFIAALRFRSERCSLMTGNNAGGRSSSVTGSVQRSTVTSSNRAHSASRRISHQQRQQQQQQQQPPRIPLGSLRNSDDHVPRASSAQDVCDNSNDSGLGFEERQQHLTTANAWNGAGEEDSKRRKMDIKLESEDANFAFPEVAHATSPETKNGTRTTANGSIGLATISANRNGTGSGRVVDVPRSRPGMGVLAKRPPPAHQGPLTLTSQLCSASSDGKVQLQIICQPEQQHRARYQTEGSRGAVKDRTGNGFPIVRLVGYDKPATLQVFIGTDLGRVAPHMFYQACRVSGKNSTPCIERKIDGTIVIEVDMDPTKDMMVTCDCVGILKERNVDVEHRFPQEASIRQGRSKKKSTRCRMVFRTTITHPDGTSETLQVCSQPIVCTQPPGIPEICKKSLTSCPCTGGLELFILGKNFLKDTRVVFQLDNDDLTSSLEPRWECAVLPDKEFLQQTHLVCVVPAYRRQDLAPSERVSVKLYAVSSGKTSEPHTFLYTATSTPPEPSVGKIEPLTPPLSTANGDSTLATSPTAVPLTTGVAANTLINQAAAGTPNFLSTMQPQQPSSQTSEALKSDPSPPPVTASSQVTPVMMWAAQSPSCQNSPPDVMMPPPAMVANTLLNRRSSSNLQLILPDNLKTEVLDENSENSMISENSMQSIPTPTANGSSGTSPLQQLVSENSLETTQTNLIRSVPVAPNGSPVQEAVNILGVVDMMRNQHSLSMVTTHQNAYGGMHESSQVKVLSPHHINKDPNAMLTADGSPNGTLQGGGVVDLRMKHHQSEFAALSNFAVSSNGQPLPAQSGHSVEKYLNHIESNAKEVESQENGYVANMQQRASIIASGRQPQQTQSANMLAPASQGVKLDTLVNPAGEAHQLVSPLRTVNPSNNALMTHVAVNDHETIPSPQQTRNSPPMPVLLEALMPSQTVQPLTNGAPSVSPPAVQEQSSGDSLLTTINAALLPAMQEPPVTANGASSASVPSHNSLQVTNDTMSAASDHIPQIQGLIQPDVVAMQQVQQVEQVVAQAQQQVEQVVAQAQQQAVQAVQQAQQQVVQHVVQHAQVVQQAVQQVQAVQQVQAVPAVQQAVQQATQEVVQQAVQQATQDVVQQVQAVQQAVQQAQAAQAMQQAVQQDIGSMLNQPAGFVAEASSALASGAAQEPSQQRLTTAAEQAINSVITNATQDIINTIVNDRSIPITTTTAHAIIATKNILNSVATQSAQLMNSAMEGILPKSPSSQNNIVEQVTSKSPPVAMPVTPSRQNVNPPITNATGNAAGTTIRKQEDGMLPQELTSMSEHDLLSYINPSCFDPQNGFLM, translated from the exons GCTTGGAACGGCGCCGGCGAGGAGGACTCGAAGAGGAGGAAGATGGACATCAAGCTCGAGTCCGAGGACGCGAACTTCGCGTTCCCGGAGGTGGCGCACGCCACCAGCCCGGAGACCAAGAACGGGACCAGAACCACGGCGAACGGGAGCATAGGGCTCGCAACGATATCCGCCAACAGGAACGGGACCGGTTCCGGACGAGTCGTGGACGTGCCCAGATCCAGACCCGGCATGGGAGTACTCGCCAAGAGGCCGCCCCCAGCGCACCAAGGTCCACTCACCCTCACTTCTCAGTTGT GCAGCGCTTCCTCGGACGGAAAAGTGCAACTGCAGATTATCTGCCAGCCGGAGCAGCAGCACCGGGCCCGCTACCAAACGGAGGGCTCGAGAGGCGCGGTGAAGGACCGCACCGGGAACGGGTTCCCGATCGTCCGACTGGTCGGTTACGACAAACCGGCGACCCTACAGGTTTTCATCGGCACGGATCTTGGCCGTGTCGCGCCGCACATGTTCTACCAAGCTTGCCGGGTGAGCGGCAAGAACTCGACCCCTTGCATCGAGCGTAAAATCGATGGAACGATAGTGATCGAGGTGGACATGGACCCCACGAAGGACATGATGGTCACCTGCGACTGCGTCGGGATCTTGAAGGAGCGGAACGTGGACGTGGAGCACAGATTCCCCCAGGAGGCCAGCATCCGTCAAGGTCGCAGCAAGAAGAAGTCGACCCGCTGTCGCATGGTCTTCCGCACGACGATCACCCACCCCGATGGTACCTCGGAGACCTTGCAAGTCTGCTCGCAACCGATAGTCTGCA CTCAACCGCCGGGCATCCCAGAGATCTGCAAGAAGTCCCTCACCTCCTGCCCCTGCACCGGCGGCCTGGAGCTCTTTATCCTAGGGAAGAACTTCCTGAAGGACACGCGCGTGGTGTTCCAACTGGACAACGACGATCTAACGAGTAGCTTGGAGCCGCGCTGGGAGTGCGCCGTGCTGCCCGACAAAGAGTTTCTGCAACAGACGCATCTTGTTTGCGTCGTGCCCGCCTACAGACGGCAGGACCTCGCGCCCTCGGAAAGGGTCAGTGTGAAACTGTACGCGGTGTCTTCTGGGAAGACCAGCGAACCCCATACCTTCCTCTACACCGCCACGTCCACGCCACCGGAGCCATCGGTGGGCAAGATCGAACCCCTGACGCCGCCTCTGTCCACAGCGAACGGCGACTCAACCCTCGCGACGTCCCCCACGGCAGTGCCCCTGACGACAGGTGTTGCAGCAAACA CTCTGATCAACCAAGCAGCAGCAGGTACGCCGAATTTCTTGTCCACGATGCAACCGCAACAGCCGTCGTCTCAGACGAGCGAAGCTCTGAAGAGCGATCCCAGTCCTCCGCCGGTCACGGCGTCCTCGCAGGTAACGCCTGTGATGATGTGGGCGGCACAGAGTCCCAGTTGCCAGAACTCGCCACCGGACGTGATGATGCCACCCCCGGCTATGGTGGCGAACACGCTACTGAACCGTCGGTCGTCCTCGAATCTTCAGCTGATCCTGCCCGATAACTTAAAGACGGAGGTGCTggacgagaacagcgagaacagcaTGATCAGCGAGAACAGTATGCAAAGCATACCTACACCGACGGCGAACGGCTCGTCCGGGACCAGCCCTTTGCAACAGCTGGTCAGCGAGAACTCTCTAGAGACGACGCAGACCAACCTGATCAGGTCGGTGCCCGTGGCGCCGAACGGCTCGCCGGTACAAGAGGCGGTCAATATTCTGGGCGTGGTCGATATGATGCGGAACCAACACTCTCTGTCGATGGTGACGACCCATCAGAACGCCTACGGAGGTATGCACGAATCGTCTCAAGTCAAAGTCCTAAGTCCCCATCATATCAACAAAGACCCTAATGCAATGTTGACGGCAGACGGCAGCCCTAACGGAACCCTCCAGGGTGGCGGAGTGGTAGACCTACGGATGAAACACCATCAGTCGGAGTTCGCAGCCCTCTCGAATTTCGCCGTGTCTTCGAACGGACAACCGTTGCCCGCCCAGAGCGGCCACAGCGTGGAGAAGTATCTGAACCACATCGAATCCAACGCGAAGGAGGTTGAGAGCCAGGAGAACGGCTATGTGGCTAACATGCAGCAACGTGCTTCCATAATAGCCTCGGGTCGGCAGCCGCAACAAACTCAATCCGCTAACATGCTAGCCCCCGCCAGCCAAGGCGTTAAATTGGATACTTTGGTGAACCCTGCTGGCGAGGCTCATCAGCTGGTCTCGCCGCTGCGAACTGTCAACCCTAGCAACAACGCTTTGATGACCCATGTCGCTGTGAACGACCATGAAACGATACCGAGCCCCCAACAGACCAGAAACAGCCCACCGATGCCGGTGCTTTTGGAAGCGCTGATGCCGTCGCAGACTGTTCAACCCCTGACAAACGGTGCCCCGTCAGTCTCTCCTCCGGCGGTGCAAGAACAATCCTCCGGGGATAGTTTGTTGACCACCATCAACGCTGCCTTGCTGCCGGCCATGCAAGAGCCGCCGGTGACAGCTAACGGCGCGTCCTCCGCCAGCGTACCATCCCATAATTCATTGCAAGTCACGAACGACACTATGTCGGCAGCGTCTGATCACATTCCCCAGATACAAGGTCTGATTCAGCCGGATGTGGTAGCGATGCAGCAGGTGCAACAGGTGGAGCAAGTTGTTGCACAGGCGCAGCAGCAGGTTGAGCAAGTGGTCGCCCAAGCGCAGCAGCAAGCGGTGCAGGCGGTTCAGCAAGCGCAACAGCAGGTCGTTCAGCACGTGGTGCAGCACGCACAAGTTGTCCAGCAGGCTGTGCAACAGGTGCAAGCTGTTCAGCAGGTTCAGGCTGTGCCGGCGGTCCAGCAAGCCGTTCAGCAGGCTACTCAGGAAGTGGTCCAGCAAGCGGTTCAGCAGGCGACGCAGGATGTGGTGCAACAAGTTCAAGCTGTTCAACAAGCGGTGCAACAGGCGCAGGCTGCCCAGGCGATGCAGCAGGCGGTTCAACAAGATATCGGGTCCATGTTGAACCAACCGGCTGGCTTCGTTGCCGAAGCTAGCTCCGCCCTTGCCAGTGGAGCAGCTCAAGAACCGTCTCAGCAGAGATTGACCACCGCCGCTGAACAGGCGATTAACAGTGTTATCACCAACGCTACTCAGGACATCATCAACACCATCGTTAACGATAGATCTATACCCATTACTACGACCACCGCCCATGCCATTATCGCTACCAAGAATATTCTGAACAGCGTGGCCACACAAAGTGCCCAGCTGATGAACAGTGCCATGGAAGGGATCCTACCCAAGTCCCCGTCCAGTCAAAACAATATCGTCGAACAAGTAACAAGTAAGTCGCCACCGGTCGCGATGCCAGTCACGCCCAGCAGACAAAACGTGAACCCACCCATAACGAATGCCACCGGCAACGCGGCTGGGACCACCATCAGAAAACAGGAAGACGGCATGCTACCGCAGGAACTGACGTCAATGTCGGAGCATGATCTTCTCAGCTACATTAATCCAAGCTGTTTCGACCCGCAGAACGGTTTTCTTATGTAG
- the NFAT gene encoding nuclear factor of activated T cells 3 isoform X3, protein MLLKGRLLEKKNRRHHGKNTKATAGNNAGGRSSSVTGSVQRSTVTSSNRAHSASRRISHQQRQQQQQQQQPPRIPLGSLRNSDDHVPRASSAQDVCDNSNDSGLGFEERQQHLTTANAWNGAGEEDSKRRKMDIKLESEDANFAFPEVAHATSPETKNGTRTTANGSIGLATISANRNGTGSGRVVDVPRSRPGMGVLAKRPPPAHQGPLTLTSQLCSASSDGKVQLQIICQPEQQHRARYQTEGSRGAVKDRTGNGFPIVRLVGYDKPATLQVFIGTDLGRVAPHMFYQACRVSGKNSTPCIERKIDGTIVIEVDMDPTKDMMVTCDCVGILKERNVDVEHRFPQEASIRQGRSKKKSTRCRMVFRTTITHPDGTSETLQVCSQPIVCTQPPGIPEICKKSLTSCPCTGGLELFILGKNFLKDTRVVFQLDNDDLTSSLEPRWECAVLPDKEFLQQTHLVCVVPAYRRQDLAPSERVSVKLYAVSSGKTSEPHTFLYTATSTPPEPSVGKIEPLTPPLSTANGDSTLATSPTAVPLTTGVAANTLINQAAAGTPNFLSTMQPQQPSSQTSEALKSDPSPPPVTASSQVTPVMMWAAQSPSCQNSPPDVMMPPPAMVANTLLNRRSSSNLQLILPDNLKTEVLDENSENSMISENSMQSIPTPTANGSSGTSPLQQLVSENSLETTQTNLIRSVPVAPNGSPVQEAVNILGVVDMMRNQHSLSMVTTHQNAYGGMHESSQVKVLSPHHINKDPNAMLTADGSPNGTLQGGGVVDLRMKHHQSEFAALSNFAVSSNGQPLPAQSGHSVEKYLNHIESNAKEVESQENGYVANMQQRASIIASGRQPQQTQSANMLAPASQGVKLDTLVNPAGEAHQLVSPLRTVNPSNNALMTHVAVNDHETIPSPQQTRNSPPMPVLLEALMPSQTVQPLTNGAPSVSPPAVQEQSSGDSLLTTINAALLPAMQEPPVTANGASSASVPSHNSLQVTNDTMSAASDHIPQIQGLIQPDVVAMQQVQQVEQVVAQAQQQVEQVVAQAQQQAVQAVQQAQQQVVQHVVQHAQVVQQAVQQVQAVQQVQAVPAVQQAVQQATQEVVQQAVQQATQDVVQQVQAVQQAVQQAQAAQAMQQAVQQDIGSMLNQPAGFVAEASSALASGAAQEPSQQRLTTAAEQAINSVITNATQDIINTIVNDRSIPITTTTAHAIIATKNILNSVATQSAQLMNSAMEGILPKSPSSQNNIVEQVTSKSPPVAMPVTPSRQNVNPPITNATGNAAGTTIRKQEDGMLPQELTSMSEHDLLSYINPSCFDPQNGFLM, encoded by the exons GCTTGGAACGGCGCCGGCGAGGAGGACTCGAAGAGGAGGAAGATGGACATCAAGCTCGAGTCCGAGGACGCGAACTTCGCGTTCCCGGAGGTGGCGCACGCCACCAGCCCGGAGACCAAGAACGGGACCAGAACCACGGCGAACGGGAGCATAGGGCTCGCAACGATATCCGCCAACAGGAACGGGACCGGTTCCGGACGAGTCGTGGACGTGCCCAGATCCAGACCCGGCATGGGAGTACTCGCCAAGAGGCCGCCCCCAGCGCACCAAGGTCCACTCACCCTCACTTCTCAGTTGT GCAGCGCTTCCTCGGACGGAAAAGTGCAACTGCAGATTATCTGCCAGCCGGAGCAGCAGCACCGGGCCCGCTACCAAACGGAGGGCTCGAGAGGCGCGGTGAAGGACCGCACCGGGAACGGGTTCCCGATCGTCCGACTGGTCGGTTACGACAAACCGGCGACCCTACAGGTTTTCATCGGCACGGATCTTGGCCGTGTCGCGCCGCACATGTTCTACCAAGCTTGCCGGGTGAGCGGCAAGAACTCGACCCCTTGCATCGAGCGTAAAATCGATGGAACGATAGTGATCGAGGTGGACATGGACCCCACGAAGGACATGATGGTCACCTGCGACTGCGTCGGGATCTTGAAGGAGCGGAACGTGGACGTGGAGCACAGATTCCCCCAGGAGGCCAGCATCCGTCAAGGTCGCAGCAAGAAGAAGTCGACCCGCTGTCGCATGGTCTTCCGCACGACGATCACCCACCCCGATGGTACCTCGGAGACCTTGCAAGTCTGCTCGCAACCGATAGTCTGCA CTCAACCGCCGGGCATCCCAGAGATCTGCAAGAAGTCCCTCACCTCCTGCCCCTGCACCGGCGGCCTGGAGCTCTTTATCCTAGGGAAGAACTTCCTGAAGGACACGCGCGTGGTGTTCCAACTGGACAACGACGATCTAACGAGTAGCTTGGAGCCGCGCTGGGAGTGCGCCGTGCTGCCCGACAAAGAGTTTCTGCAACAGACGCATCTTGTTTGCGTCGTGCCCGCCTACAGACGGCAGGACCTCGCGCCCTCGGAAAGGGTCAGTGTGAAACTGTACGCGGTGTCTTCTGGGAAGACCAGCGAACCCCATACCTTCCTCTACACCGCCACGTCCACGCCACCGGAGCCATCGGTGGGCAAGATCGAACCCCTGACGCCGCCTCTGTCCACAGCGAACGGCGACTCAACCCTCGCGACGTCCCCCACGGCAGTGCCCCTGACGACAGGTGTTGCAGCAAACA CTCTGATCAACCAAGCAGCAGCAGGTACGCCGAATTTCTTGTCCACGATGCAACCGCAACAGCCGTCGTCTCAGACGAGCGAAGCTCTGAAGAGCGATCCCAGTCCTCCGCCGGTCACGGCGTCCTCGCAGGTAACGCCTGTGATGATGTGGGCGGCACAGAGTCCCAGTTGCCAGAACTCGCCACCGGACGTGATGATGCCACCCCCGGCTATGGTGGCGAACACGCTACTGAACCGTCGGTCGTCCTCGAATCTTCAGCTGATCCTGCCCGATAACTTAAAGACGGAGGTGCTggacgagaacagcgagaacagcaTGATCAGCGAGAACAGTATGCAAAGCATACCTACACCGACGGCGAACGGCTCGTCCGGGACCAGCCCTTTGCAACAGCTGGTCAGCGAGAACTCTCTAGAGACGACGCAGACCAACCTGATCAGGTCGGTGCCCGTGGCGCCGAACGGCTCGCCGGTACAAGAGGCGGTCAATATTCTGGGCGTGGTCGATATGATGCGGAACCAACACTCTCTGTCGATGGTGACGACCCATCAGAACGCCTACGGAGGTATGCACGAATCGTCTCAAGTCAAAGTCCTAAGTCCCCATCATATCAACAAAGACCCTAATGCAATGTTGACGGCAGACGGCAGCCCTAACGGAACCCTCCAGGGTGGCGGAGTGGTAGACCTACGGATGAAACACCATCAGTCGGAGTTCGCAGCCCTCTCGAATTTCGCCGTGTCTTCGAACGGACAACCGTTGCCCGCCCAGAGCGGCCACAGCGTGGAGAAGTATCTGAACCACATCGAATCCAACGCGAAGGAGGTTGAGAGCCAGGAGAACGGCTATGTGGCTAACATGCAGCAACGTGCTTCCATAATAGCCTCGGGTCGGCAGCCGCAACAAACTCAATCCGCTAACATGCTAGCCCCCGCCAGCCAAGGCGTTAAATTGGATACTTTGGTGAACCCTGCTGGCGAGGCTCATCAGCTGGTCTCGCCGCTGCGAACTGTCAACCCTAGCAACAACGCTTTGATGACCCATGTCGCTGTGAACGACCATGAAACGATACCGAGCCCCCAACAGACCAGAAACAGCCCACCGATGCCGGTGCTTTTGGAAGCGCTGATGCCGTCGCAGACTGTTCAACCCCTGACAAACGGTGCCCCGTCAGTCTCTCCTCCGGCGGTGCAAGAACAATCCTCCGGGGATAGTTTGTTGACCACCATCAACGCTGCCTTGCTGCCGGCCATGCAAGAGCCGCCGGTGACAGCTAACGGCGCGTCCTCCGCCAGCGTACCATCCCATAATTCATTGCAAGTCACGAACGACACTATGTCGGCAGCGTCTGATCACATTCCCCAGATACAAGGTCTGATTCAGCCGGATGTGGTAGCGATGCAGCAGGTGCAACAGGTGGAGCAAGTTGTTGCACAGGCGCAGCAGCAGGTTGAGCAAGTGGTCGCCCAAGCGCAGCAGCAAGCGGTGCAGGCGGTTCAGCAAGCGCAACAGCAGGTCGTTCAGCACGTGGTGCAGCACGCACAAGTTGTCCAGCAGGCTGTGCAACAGGTGCAAGCTGTTCAGCAGGTTCAGGCTGTGCCGGCGGTCCAGCAAGCCGTTCAGCAGGCTACTCAGGAAGTGGTCCAGCAAGCGGTTCAGCAGGCGACGCAGGATGTGGTGCAACAAGTTCAAGCTGTTCAACAAGCGGTGCAACAGGCGCAGGCTGCCCAGGCGATGCAGCAGGCGGTTCAACAAGATATCGGGTCCATGTTGAACCAACCGGCTGGCTTCGTTGCCGAAGCTAGCTCCGCCCTTGCCAGTGGAGCAGCTCAAGAACCGTCTCAGCAGAGATTGACCACCGCCGCTGAACAGGCGATTAACAGTGTTATCACCAACGCTACTCAGGACATCATCAACACCATCGTTAACGATAGATCTATACCCATTACTACGACCACCGCCCATGCCATTATCGCTACCAAGAATATTCTGAACAGCGTGGCCACACAAAGTGCCCAGCTGATGAACAGTGCCATGGAAGGGATCCTACCCAAGTCCCCGTCCAGTCAAAACAATATCGTCGAACAAGTAACAAGTAAGTCGCCACCGGTCGCGATGCCAGTCACGCCCAGCAGACAAAACGTGAACCCACCCATAACGAATGCCACCGGCAACGCGGCTGGGACCACCATCAGAAAACAGGAAGACGGCATGCTACCGCAGGAACTGACGTCAATGTCGGAGCATGATCTTCTCAGCTACATTAATCCAAGCTGTTTCGACCCGCAGAACGGTTTTCTTATGTAG